From Podospora bellae-mahoneyi strain CBS 112042 chromosome 5, whole genome shotgun sequence:
CCCACCATTGCCGAAGAAGTCCAAGAATCTTTCCGTCGGGAGATGCCCGAATGCGACGACTGGACTCCTGTCAACATCAACTACAAGCTTCTCCGTATCGTTGCCATGGTGTCAGGCCGCGTCTTTATCGGCCCGGAACTGAGCCGTTCAGAGGAATATGTCGATGCAGCTATCAACTACACAATTGACCTCATGCACGCTCGCCGGGCTGTCGACACCATGCGCCCATGGCTCCGCCCTTTTCTTGCAAATCGTCTTCCCGAGATCAAGAAGTTGAACGAGCGCCTTGCTCAAGCCGATGCCTTCATTAAACCCATTGTCGCCCATCGCAAAAAGCTCCCCAAGGAGCAGGCCCCTGATGACATGCTGCAGTGGATGCTCGATGGCCAGTCTGAGAAGTTTGGCGGTGAATACAAGACCGAGACCCTTGCCAGAATGCAGCTGGGCATTAGCTTTGCTGCAattcacaccaccaccatgaccaCGACCAACGTGTAGGTTCTTTGGTTTGTCTGACAAGTAAAAGTTGTTTTTCGCTGACAGCTCCATCACAGCTTTTACAACCTGGCCGCCTACCCCCAATATGTCTCTGTGCTACGTGATGAAGTCCGAGATGTCCTCGCACAGAACAATAACACGTTCACGTCGGCTGCTCTTCAAGGCATGAAGAGGCTGGATTCTTTCATCAAGGAAACCATGCGAATCGACCCCGCCGGTTTTGCGGGGTTCCAACGTCGCGTATACAAGCCCTTTACTCTCTCCAACGGCCAAGTGATCCCCGCCGATGTTATAATCGAGGTGCCGGCCCACGCCCTTGCGAAAGACCCCGACGTATTTGAAAACCCAGACC
This genomic window contains:
- a CDS encoding hypothetical protein (SMCOG1034:cytochrome P450; antiSMASH:Cluster_7; EggNog:ENOG503PD11; COG:Q); this translates as MAQTETLLQTLAAKLPLLLSTAGLLVAVFLAQVLLKGNPLANLPVALDDLPSDEKRRQVFLTRAKDVYATGYKKFKDRVFRIITSNKYHVIIVPPKYLNELKSLPDDTVSFDGAIEQTMHAKYTKLEVGHKLIPHIVKSNLTPSLVRLNPTIAEEVQESFRREMPECDDWTPVNINYKLLRIVAMVSGRVFIGPELSRSEEYVDAAINYTIDLMHARRAVDTMRPWLRPFLANRLPEIKKLNERLAQADAFIKPIVAHRKKLPKEQAPDDMLQWMLDGQSEKFGGEYKTETLARMQLGISFAAIHTTTMTTTNVFYNLAAYPQYVSVLRDEVRDVLAQNNNTFTSAALQGMKRLDSFIKETMRIDPAGFAGFQRRVYKPFTLSNGQVIPADVIIEVPAHALAKDPDVFENPDQFNPWRFYDIRQKAREQGAVEEAAQNQFVSVNPLVLTFGYGRHACPGRFFAANEIKMIIANTILMYDMKLMDGHTQRYPNLEFGLSSVPDPTKELLFKRIEIA